A genomic stretch from Rhodomicrobium vannielii ATCC 17100 includes:
- a CDS encoding NAD(P)/FAD-dependent oxidoreductase yields the protein MALDMIVGSGVDGAPAEIETDALIIGAGPVGLFAVFELGLVDIKAHVIDILDKPGGQCAELYPEKPIYDIPAHPTITGQALTDRLLEQARPFEPTFHFGQRVESLRKTDGGFEVETDLGTRFRAKVVVVAAGGGSFTPKRPPLAGIEGFEGASVFYAVRKIDAFRDKAVLIVGGGDSALDWTLNLQPIAKSVTLIHRRDEFRAAPDSVNKLRELLADGSVRFIQGQLTKLNGDSGALRSVTIRGPVGGLDLEYDVEAERLLPFFGLTMKLGPIANWGLNLNENQIAVDTARFETSEPGIFAIGDINTYPGKLKLILSGFHEAALMAQAAQKIVYPGKRSVFQYTTSSSSLQRKLGVI from the coding sequence ATGGCCTTGGATATGATTGTCGGGTCGGGCGTCGATGGCGCACCGGCGGAAATCGAGACGGATGCGCTCATCATCGGCGCCGGGCCGGTCGGCCTATTCGCCGTGTTCGAACTCGGACTCGTCGACATCAAGGCGCATGTGATCGACATCCTCGACAAGCCCGGCGGCCAATGCGCGGAGCTTTACCCCGAGAAGCCGATCTACGATATCCCGGCGCATCCGACGATCACCGGGCAGGCGCTCACGGACCGGCTGCTCGAACAGGCACGGCCGTTTGAACCCACGTTCCATTTCGGGCAGCGCGTCGAGTCGCTGAGGAAGACCGATGGCGGCTTCGAGGTGGAAACCGATCTCGGCACCCGGTTTCGCGCGAAGGTGGTTGTGGTCGCGGCGGGCGGCGGATCGTTCACGCCGAAGCGCCCGCCTCTCGCCGGGATCGAGGGCTTCGAGGGCGCATCGGTCTTTTACGCGGTTCGCAAGATCGACGCATTCCGCGACAAGGCGGTTCTGATCGTCGGCGGCGGCGACTCGGCGCTCGACTGGACGCTGAACCTTCAGCCGATCGCAAAGAGCGTGACGCTGATCCACCGTCGCGACGAATTTCGCGCCGCCCCCGATTCGGTGAACAAGCTGCGCGAGCTTCTCGCGGATGGCTCGGTGCGTTTCATTCAGGGGCAGCTTACGAAGCTGAACGGCGATAGCGGTGCGCTGCGTTCGGTTACGATTCGCGGGCCTGTCGGCGGCCTGGACCTCGAATACGACGTCGAGGCTGAACGGCTCCTGCCGTTCTTCGGGCTGACGATGAAGCTTGGCCCCATCGCAAATTGGGGGCTCAATCTCAACGAAAACCAGATCGCTGTCGATACGGCGCGGTTCGAGACATCGGAGCCGGGCATCTTCGCCATCGGCGACATCAACACCTATCCCGGCAAGCTGAAGCTCATCCTGTCGGGCTTTCACGAGGCCGCGCTCATGGCACAGGCCGCGCAGAAGATCGTCTATCCGGGCAAGCGCTCGGTCTTCCAATACACGACGTCGTCGTCGAGCCTCCAGCGCAAGCTCGGCGTCATATGA
- a CDS encoding UDP-glucose/GDP-mannose dehydrogenase produces MDLSDKTIGVIGLGYVGLPLAVEFGKIRSVVGFDVSAARVADLREGIDRTREVEPHELAAARYLTYTTSLEELRSCGVFIVAESR; encoded by the coding sequence ATGGATCTGAGCGACAAAACTATTGGAGTCATCGGCCTCGGGTATGTCGGGCTTCCGCTTGCCGTCGAGTTCGGCAAGATACGGTCCGTCGTCGGTTTCGATGTCAGCGCCGCCCGTGTTGCGGACCTTCGCGAAGGGATCGACCGCACGCGGGAAGTCGAACCGCATGAGCTGGCCGCCGCCCGCTATCTGACCTACACGACTTCTCTGGAAGAGCTTCGATCCTGCGGGGTCTTCATCGTCGCCGAATCCCGCTGA
- the purL gene encoding phosphoribosylformylglycinamidine synthase subunit PurL: MPATDTSVIATEELAAAHRMGAEEFRLACEKLGRAPNLTELGIISVMWSEHCSYKSSRVWLKKLPTTGPHVICGPGENAGVIDIGDGQAIIFKMESHNHPSFIEPYQGAATGVGGIMRDVFTMGARPIALLNALRFGEPDHSKTRHLVAGVVAGIGDYGNCMGVPTVGGETNFDARYNGNILVNAMCVGLADANRIFYSAAAGAGNPVVYVGSKTGRDGIHGATMASAEFDDNSQEQRPTVQVGDPFAEKLLLEACLELMAEDAILAIQDMGAAGLTSSSVEMAAKGGSGIELNLDLVPQREEGMTAYEMMLSESQERMLMVLRPGSEPLAERIFRKWELDFAVIGTTTDTGHLVLRHKGALVADLPTGILADEAPMYNRPIAPKPVPAVVAAEDVPAPNSLGDALTALIGSPHLASRRWIWEQYDHMVMDDTVVRPGSDAAVVRIHGTNKAVALTTDVTPRYCYADPFEGGKQAVAETWRNITAAGGKPLAITDCMNFGNPERPEIMAEFARAIEGMGEACRALEYPVVSGNVSLYNETNGEGILPTPAIGGVGLIADVSRVATVALKPGDDVVVLIGAETGHLGQSLYQDYATGRVEGAPPPVDLAAEKKAGDFVRRLIEAGVTGTVHDISDGGTLVALAEMAIAGKRGLTYAPADGLAPHAAAFGEEQGRYLVGVSRDAATRVLDEAKAGGIPARIVGEVGGDVIAIDGEKPVPVGELRRAHEDWFPTFMGGKR; the protein is encoded by the coding sequence ATGCCCGCCACCGATACCTCCGTCATCGCCACCGAAGAACTGGCCGCCGCCCACCGTATGGGCGCCGAGGAGTTCCGCCTCGCCTGCGAGAAACTCGGCCGCGCGCCGAACCTCACGGAGCTCGGCATCATCTCGGTGATGTGGTCGGAGCATTGCTCGTACAAATCGTCGCGCGTGTGGCTGAAGAAACTGCCGACAACCGGACCGCATGTCATCTGCGGACCGGGCGAAAACGCGGGCGTGATCGACATCGGCGACGGGCAGGCGATCATCTTCAAGATGGAAAGCCACAACCACCCGTCCTTCATCGAGCCTTATCAGGGCGCGGCGACGGGCGTCGGCGGCATCATGCGCGACGTGTTCACCATGGGCGCGCGGCCCATCGCACTGCTGAACGCGCTGCGCTTCGGCGAGCCGGACCACTCGAAAACGCGCCATCTCGTGGCGGGCGTCGTGGCCGGTATCGGCGACTACGGCAACTGCATGGGCGTGCCGACCGTCGGCGGCGAGACGAATTTCGACGCGCGCTACAACGGCAATATCCTCGTCAACGCGATGTGTGTCGGGCTCGCGGACGCGAACCGCATCTTCTATTCGGCGGCGGCGGGCGCGGGCAATCCCGTCGTGTATGTCGGCTCGAAGACAGGCCGCGATGGCATCCATGGCGCGACAATGGCCTCCGCCGAGTTCGACGACAACTCGCAGGAGCAGCGCCCCACCGTGCAGGTGGGCGATCCATTCGCCGAGAAATTGCTGCTCGAAGCCTGCCTCGAACTCATGGCCGAAGACGCGATCCTCGCCATTCAGGATATGGGCGCGGCTGGCCTCACCTCATCGTCCGTCGAGATGGCGGCGAAGGGCGGCTCTGGCATCGAGCTGAATCTCGACCTCGTGCCACAGCGCGAGGAAGGCATGACGGCCTACGAGATGATGCTGTCGGAGAGCCAGGAGCGCATGCTCATGGTGCTGCGCCCCGGCTCGGAGCCGCTGGCAGAGCGCATCTTCCGCAAGTGGGAACTCGACTTCGCCGTCATCGGCACGACGACAGACACCGGCCACCTCGTGCTGCGCCACAAGGGCGCGCTGGTCGCCGACCTGCCAACCGGCATCCTCGCGGACGAAGCGCCGATGTATAATCGGCCCATCGCGCCGAAGCCTGTGCCCGCCGTTGTGGCCGCCGAGGACGTGCCCGCGCCGAACAGCCTCGGCGACGCGCTCACCGCGCTCATCGGTTCGCCGCATCTCGCATCGCGTCGCTGGATCTGGGAGCAGTACGACCACATGGTCATGGACGACACCGTCGTGCGTCCCGGCTCGGACGCGGCCGTGGTGCGCATCCATGGCACGAACAAGGCCGTCGCTCTCACGACCGACGTAACGCCGCGTTACTGTTACGCGGACCCGTTCGAAGGCGGCAAGCAGGCCGTCGCGGAGACGTGGCGGAATATCACCGCAGCGGGCGGCAAGCCGCTTGCCATCACTGACTGCATGAATTTCGGCAATCCCGAGCGCCCGGAGATTATGGCGGAGTTTGCCCGCGCTATCGAGGGCATGGGCGAAGCCTGCCGCGCGCTCGAATACCCGGTCGTGTCGGGCAATGTCTCGCTCTACAATGAAACGAATGGCGAAGGCATCCTGCCCACGCCCGCGATTGGTGGCGTCGGCCTCATCGCCGATGTGTCGCGCGTGGCGACGGTTGCGCTGAAGCCGGGCGACGATGTCGTGGTGCTGATAGGTGCGGAAACCGGCCATCTCGGGCAGTCGCTCTATCAGGACTACGCGACAGGCCGTGTCGAAGGCGCGCCGCCGCCGGTCGATCTTGCCGCCGAGAAGAAGGCGGGCGATTTCGTGCGCCGCCTCATCGAGGCAGGCGTTACGGGAACGGTGCACGATATTTCGGACGGCGGCACGCTCGTCGCGCTGGCCGAGATGGCAATCGCCGGCAAACGCGGGTTGACGTACGCCCCGGCTGATGGTCTCGCTCCACATGCGGCCGCCTTTGGCGAGGAGCAAGGCCGCTATCTCGTCGGCGTGTCGCGCGATGCCGCAACCCGCGTGCTCGACGAGGCGAAGGCAGGCGGCATCCCTGCACGCATCGTGGGGGAAGTCGGCGGCGATGTCATCGCAATCGACGGCGAAAAGCCAGTGCCGGTCGGCGAGCTTCGCCGCGCACATGAGGACTGGTTTCCGACGTTCATGGGCGGCAAGCGCTAG
- a CDS encoding DUF4139 domain-containing protein yields the protein MKPIIVAAIFAGLSTMAEASELPLKRVVLSSSGLAQFTHAGEVAPGAALSLPVRVDQVDDVLKSLTLFAAPGTLGAVSLPGKTPLAELFRDLPFDQSALASQAALLNALVGAEVEIEGSVNAAGRIFRVEDEAAQLPNNGGVVNRHRLTLLTPKGMVQAILEDLTALRFADPATRAQVDKALTGLAGNRAKDLRTLSISLTGDAKAAAFSYVVAAPVWKTAYRLVLPKDGGKARLQGWGVLENLTGGDWKDVELTLVSGNPVALKQQLYTAVFVDRPEIPVSAGVRIVPKKDEAEARKSLRSGAPAYRAAPAPMAAMEKADGEADLYVPQTMGSAAQAPEAEEAATQVLYRFPGKVTLASGSTLMVPFVDADVSASRTFIYQRDTNERHPLAAVRLTNDGASALPGGIITAFESGSDGAANFAGDAQLPLLPKGATRFVTFALDGRTDIRRIDHGVTRARLGKAVGGTLTLTTKSRWAIDYEITPPATEDREVIIDEPRADGWKPLADTKDIEETATRLRQKVSAPAGKTTRTTLSRERVDFQTVVLTSLSPDEIVATLSGLENASPALKDTVAKLGVVVDTLAKLNSRKDEIDGERKKIADDQDRIRKNLASVGQGTDLGRRYLDLLKTQEDRLAAFSTEERKIEGDIAAANRKAEDIAQALVL from the coding sequence ATGAAACCGATAATCGTAGCCGCAATATTCGCAGGACTTTCCACCATGGCGGAAGCGTCGGAACTGCCCCTGAAACGAGTCGTGTTGTCTTCGAGCGGGCTCGCTCAATTCACCCATGCGGGCGAGGTGGCTCCGGGCGCGGCCTTGTCGCTCCCCGTTCGTGTCGATCAGGTCGACGACGTGCTGAAGAGCCTCACCCTGTTCGCGGCACCGGGGACGCTCGGGGCCGTAAGCCTGCCCGGCAAGACGCCGCTCGCCGAACTCTTCCGCGATCTCCCGTTCGATCAGTCCGCGCTCGCGTCGCAAGCCGCGCTCCTCAACGCGCTGGTCGGCGCGGAGGTCGAAATTGAAGGCAGTGTGAATGCCGCAGGCCGCATCTTCCGCGTCGAAGACGAAGCGGCACAGCTTCCCAATAATGGCGGCGTCGTCAACCGCCATCGCCTCACGCTGCTGACGCCCAAAGGCATGGTTCAGGCGATCCTCGAAGACCTCACCGCGCTGCGCTTCGCCGATCCCGCGACACGCGCACAGGTGGACAAGGCGCTGACCGGCCTCGCGGGCAACCGCGCCAAGGATCTGCGCACGCTTTCGATCTCGCTGACAGGCGACGCGAAGGCGGCGGCGTTCAGCTATGTGGTCGCCGCGCCGGTGTGGAAGACGGCCTATCGACTCGTGCTGCCGAAGGATGGCGGCAAGGCGCGCCTGCAAGGTTGGGGCGTGCTCGAAAACCTCACCGGCGGCGACTGGAAGGACGTGGAACTGACGCTCGTGTCAGGCAATCCGGTCGCGCTGAAGCAGCAGCTCTACACCGCTGTTTTCGTTGACCGGCCGGAAATTCCGGTCTCGGCTGGGGTGCGCATCGTGCCGAAGAAGGATGAAGCCGAGGCGCGCAAGTCTTTGCGTTCGGGCGCTCCGGCTTATCGCGCTGCGCCCGCGCCGATGGCCGCCATGGAAAAAGCCGATGGCGAGGCGGACCTTTATGTCCCGCAGACCATGGGCTCGGCCGCGCAGGCCCCCGAAGCCGAGGAAGCCGCCACGCAGGTGCTTTATCGTTTCCCCGGCAAGGTGACGCTTGCCTCCGGCTCGACGCTGATGGTGCCCTTCGTCGATGCGGATGTCAGCGCGTCCCGCACCTTCATCTATCAGCGTGACACGAACGAACGTCATCCGCTGGCGGCAGTGCGCCTCACGAATGATGGCGCTTCGGCGCTGCCTGGCGGCATCATCACCGCGTTCGAGTCGGGCAGCGACGGCGCGGCGAACTTCGCAGGCGACGCGCAGCTTCCGCTTCTGCCGAAGGGAGCGACGCGCTTCGTGACCTTCGCGCTCGACGGCCGCACCGACATTCGCCGCATCGACCATGGCGTGACGCGTGCCCGTCTCGGCAAGGCGGTCGGCGGCACGCTGACGCTGACCACCAAATCGCGCTGGGCCATCGACTACGAAATCACGCCGCCCGCCACCGAAGACCGCGAGGTGATCATCGACGAGCCGCGCGCCGATGGGTGGAAGCCGCTGGCCGATACGAAGGATATCGAGGAGACCGCGACGCGGCTTCGCCAAAAGGTGAGCGCGCCCGCGGGCAAAACGACGCGGACGACGCTATCGCGCGAGCGCGTCGATTTCCAAACCGTGGTGCTCACGTCGCTTTCGCCCGACGAGATCGTGGCGACGCTTTCGGGGCTGGAAAATGCGTCGCCCGCGCTGAAAGACACGGTTGCGAAGCTCGGCGTCGTCGTCGACACCCTCGCGAAGCTGAACAGCCGCAAAGACGAAATCGACGGCGAGCGCAAGAAGATCGCCGACGATCAGGACCGCATCCGCAAGAACCTCGCGAGCGTAGGGCAGGGGACAGATCTCGGGCGCCGCTATCTCGATCTCCTGAAAACCCAGGAAGACAGGCTTGCGGCGTTTTCGACCGAAGAACGGAAGATCGAAGGCGACATTGCCGCCGCCAATCGCAAGGCCGAGGACATCGCGCAAGCGCTCGTGCTGTAA
- the purS gene encoding phosphoribosylformylglycinamidine synthase subunit PurS, whose protein sequence is MKARITVTLKNGVLDPQGRAIANALHSLGFGGVEDVRQGKLIEVELKATDETSAKTELDAMCRQLLANPVIENYRVELL, encoded by the coding sequence ATGAAGGCGCGCATCACCGTAACCCTCAAGAACGGGGTGCTCGACCCGCAAGGGCGCGCTATCGCGAACGCGCTTCACTCGCTGGGCTTTGGCGGCGTCGAGGACGTGCGCCAGGGCAAGCTCATCGAGGTGGAACTGAAGGCGACGGACGAGACGTCGGCGAAGACCGAGCTTGACGCCATGTGCCGCCAGCTTCTCGCAAACCCGGTCATCGAAAACTACAGGGTCGAGCTTCTATGA
- the purC gene encoding phosphoribosylaminoimidazolesuccinocarboxamide synthase: protein MNNRRRRIYEGKAKVLYEGPEPGTLIQHFKDDATAFNAQKHERFEGKGVLNNRISEYIFSRLNEIGVPTHFIRRLNMREQLIREVEIIPLEVVVRNVVAGSLGTRLGLEEGMQLPRSIIEFYYKADKLNDPMVTEEHITAFGWAAPQEIDEMMALALRINDFLSGLFLGIGIRLVDFKVEFGRIYDPDGQVRIVLADEISPDCCRLWDIETKDRLDKDRFRRDMGGLLEAYSEVARRLGILVDNPAPKPSGPVLVQSK, encoded by the coding sequence ATGAATAACCGCCGCCGCCGCATCTACGAGGGAAAGGCGAAGGTTCTTTATGAAGGACCGGAACCCGGCACCCTCATCCAGCACTTCAAAGACGACGCCACCGCGTTCAACGCCCAGAAGCATGAGCGCTTCGAAGGCAAGGGCGTGCTGAACAATCGGATTTCCGAGTACATTTTCAGCCGCTTGAACGAGATCGGCGTGCCGACGCACTTCATCCGACGCCTCAACATGCGCGAGCAGTTGATCCGCGAAGTGGAGATCATCCCGCTCGAAGTCGTGGTGCGCAACGTCGTCGCGGGGTCGCTCGGCACGCGCCTCGGCCTCGAAGAGGGCATGCAGCTTCCGCGCTCCATCATCGAGTTCTATTACAAGGCCGACAAGCTGAACGACCCGATGGTGACGGAAGAGCACATCACCGCGTTCGGCTGGGCCGCGCCGCAGGAAATCGACGAGATGATGGCGCTCGCGCTTCGAATCAACGATTTCCTCTCCGGTCTGTTCCTCGGCATCGGCATTCGGCTGGTCGACTTCAAGGTCGAGTTCGGCCGCATTTACGATCCCGACGGGCAGGTTCGCATCGTACTCGCTGACGAGATCAGCCCCGATTGCTGCCGCCTGTGGGACATTGAGACGAAGGACAGACTCGACAAGGACCGCTTCCGCCGCGACATGGGCGGGCTTCTCGAAGCCTACTCCGAGGTTGCAAGGCGGCTCGGCATCCTGGTCGACAACCCCGCGCCGAAGCCGTCAGGCCCGGTGCTGGTGCAATCTAAATAG
- a CDS encoding DUF1476 domain-containing protein has protein sequence MTTFDDRENAFEAKFARDENLRFTATARRNRYLGVWAAEKLGLSGPDADAYVKDVIRSDFLEPGDEDVIAKVLTDFKAKGVPVEDKELRRKLLELTGQALAEIEAGK, from the coding sequence ATGACGACATTCGACGACCGCGAAAATGCTTTCGAGGCAAAATTCGCCCGCGACGAGAATCTGCGCTTCACGGCGACGGCCCGGCGGAATCGCTATCTCGGCGTCTGGGCGGCGGAAAAGCTGGGGCTTTCTGGCCCTGACGCCGACGCATACGTCAAGGATGTGATCCGCTCCGACTTTCTGGAGCCGGGCGATGAGGATGTGATCGCAAAAGTTCTGACGGACTTCAAGGCGAAGGGCGTCCCCGTCGAGGACAAGGAGCTTCGTCGCAAGCTCCTCGAACTGACGGGGCAGGCGCTCGCCGAAATCGAGGCAGGCAAATAG
- a CDS encoding 2Fe-2S iron-sulfur cluster-binding protein: protein MIKVTFIEHNGTVHMVDGEPGQTLMETAVKHAVPGIVAECGGACSCATCHVYVDDTWKEKTGAPSEMEEDMLDFAFDVRASSRLSCQIRLKPELDGLVVRIPEFQN, encoded by the coding sequence ATGATCAAGGTCACGTTCATCGAACATAACGGAACGGTTCACATGGTCGACGGCGAGCCGGGCCAGACGCTGATGGAGACGGCAGTCAAGCACGCCGTACCCGGCATCGTGGCCGAATGCGGCGGCGCGTGTTCGTGTGCCACCTGTCATGTCTATGTCGACGACACGTGGAAGGAAAAAACGGGCGCGCCCTCCGAAATGGAAGAGGATATGCTAGACTTCGCGTTCGACGTGCGGGCATCGAGCCGCCTCAGCTGCCAGATCCGGCTCAAGCCTGAGCTTGACGGACTTGTCGTGCGCATTCCAGAATTCCAGAACTGA
- a CDS encoding IS481 family transposase, protein MGQILHGSATTTEAVRRAIQHSQESLRALAKRYGINTKTVSKWKKRSSVADVPTGPKEPKSTVLSVEEEAIIVAFRKHTLLPLDDCLYALQATIPHLTRSSLHRCLQRHGISRLPDVEGDKPARKKFKSYPIGYFHVDIAEVQTAEGKLYLYVAIDRTSKFAFVQLVKKTGRTSASAFLVALIEAVPYKIHTVLTDNGIQFTFPPRYADGPTARYMTHMFDMRCSENGIEHRLTKVKHPWTNGQVERMNRTIKEATVKRYHYDRHEQLETHLSDFINAYNFARRLKTLKGLTPYEFICKCWTNEPERFKIDPIHQMPGLNILGR, encoded by the coding sequence ATGGGACAAATTCTTCATGGGAGCGCCACAACGACTGAGGCGGTCCGTCGAGCGATACAGCATAGTCAAGAGAGCTTGAGGGCCCTGGCCAAGCGCTACGGCATCAACACGAAGACGGTCTCGAAATGGAAGAAGCGCTCATCCGTCGCCGATGTGCCGACTGGACCGAAAGAGCCGAAATCCACGGTTCTGTCGGTCGAGGAAGAGGCGATAATCGTCGCCTTCCGCAAGCATACGCTCTTGCCGCTCGACGATTGCCTCTATGCGCTACAGGCGACGATACCGCATCTGACTCGCTCGTCGCTGCATCGCTGTCTTCAACGCCACGGTATTTCTCGGCTGCCGGACGTCGAAGGCGACAAGCCCGCCAGGAAGAAGTTCAAGTCCTATCCGATCGGCTATTTTCATGTCGACATAGCCGAAGTGCAGACGGCCGAAGGCAAGCTCTATCTCTACGTCGCCATTGACCGCACGAGCAAATTCGCCTTCGTGCAACTCGTCAAAAAGACCGGCAGGACGTCCGCTTCAGCCTTCCTCGTCGCCCTGATAGAGGCAGTTCCCTACAAGATTCACACGGTGCTCACCGACAACGGCATCCAGTTCACGTTTCCGCCGCGTTATGCCGATGGACCAACGGCCAGATACATGACGCACATGTTCGACATGCGATGCAGCGAGAACGGCATTGAGCACCGCCTCACCAAGGTCAAGCATCCCTGGACAAACGGCCAGGTCGAGCGAATGAACCGGACGATCAAGGAGGCGACGGTCAAACGCTATCACTACGACCGTCACGAGCAGCTCGAAACCCACCTATCGGACTTCATCAACGCCTATAACTTTGCTCGCCGACTAAAGACCCTCAAAGGCCTCACGCCTTATGAGTTCATCTGTAAATGCTGGACGAATGAGCCGGAAAGATTCAAGATCGATCCAATCCATCAAATGCCGGGACTGAACATCTTAGGTCGATAA
- a CDS encoding sugar transferase — translation MPRLGLLILDVSLAGVGSLLALALRENFDLTRDRLLEFLPYFTATVAVAFLVFAIGGITRAIWRFSSQPEYLKITATLILVIIGAVLITFAYNRLDGVARSLPLIQCLVCVALLIGARVLHKIAHDGRQIRKASAGFLRHTDAEPVSTLLVVGISKLAETYLQAITELAPGRIVIAGVVGRTDRHVGRLVATHPVLGELRDIDDILNDLEVHGIAIDKIVVATSFDALTAVDRATLLTLERSRNITVQFLAEHLGLDLKPQATPYRSNCRSELSFEIPPLELREIGKRRYWKVKRAIDAIVAFAALVIFSPFIVIVAFVVAATVGFPVIFWQQRPGLGGTPFRLYKFRTMKAAHTFDGRRLSDDERLSSIGTLMRRVRMDEWPQLFNIMRGDMSIIGPRPLLPCDQSEAYRARLLVRPGLTGWAQVVGGRTISPEDKAALDVWYVRNASLRLDLEIAARTIPMVLFGERICIPAIERAWRDLSAGGVLKGTLAYKTENAL, via the coding sequence ATGCCTCGCTTGGGTCTTCTGATCTTGGATGTTAGCCTCGCCGGTGTCGGAAGCCTGTTGGCCCTAGCGCTCAGAGAGAATTTTGACCTGACGCGTGATCGCTTGTTAGAGTTTCTCCCCTATTTTACTGCCACTGTAGCGGTGGCTTTTCTTGTTTTTGCTATTGGCGGGATTACTCGTGCCATCTGGAGATTCAGTAGCCAGCCGGAATATTTGAAGATAACTGCGACATTGATACTGGTTATCATTGGCGCGGTCTTGATAACGTTCGCCTACAATCGCCTTGACGGTGTTGCTCGTTCCTTGCCACTCATTCAATGCCTGGTATGTGTGGCATTGTTGATCGGCGCGCGTGTTCTTCACAAGATCGCCCACGATGGCCGGCAGATCCGCAAAGCCTCGGCAGGTTTCCTCCGACATACTGATGCCGAGCCGGTCTCGACACTTTTGGTCGTAGGCATTTCCAAGCTTGCCGAAACTTACCTGCAGGCAATCACTGAACTGGCCCCTGGCCGCATCGTGATAGCGGGTGTAGTCGGTCGGACCGATCGCCATGTTGGGCGGCTCGTTGCCACTCATCCTGTCCTGGGCGAACTTCGAGATATCGACGATATCCTCAATGACCTTGAAGTGCATGGGATCGCTATCGACAAAATCGTCGTTGCGACCTCTTTCGATGCGCTCACGGCTGTGGACCGCGCTACTCTGCTAACTCTGGAGCGCTCCAGAAACATCACTGTGCAATTCCTGGCGGAGCACTTGGGCCTCGATTTGAAGCCGCAAGCAACACCCTATCGGTCGAATTGCCGGTCGGAGCTCAGCTTTGAAATTCCACCCCTTGAGCTTCGAGAGATAGGCAAGCGGCGTTACTGGAAGGTCAAGAGAGCAATCGATGCAATTGTTGCTTTCGCAGCGCTCGTAATATTCTCTCCCTTCATCGTGATCGTGGCCTTCGTCGTGGCGGCCACTGTTGGCTTTCCAGTCATATTCTGGCAACAGCGGCCGGGGCTCGGCGGCACGCCCTTCAGGCTTTACAAATTCCGCACCATGAAAGCGGCTCACACCTTCGATGGCCGCCGGCTTTCCGACGACGAGCGTCTCTCAAGCATCGGCACCCTGATGCGCAGGGTGCGCATGGACGAGTGGCCCCAGCTCTTCAATATCATGCGGGGCGACATGTCCATTATCGGTCCGCGACCGCTGTTGCCCTGTGATCAGTCAGAAGCTTACAGGGCGCGCCTGCTTGTGCGCCCTGGGCTCACAGGATGGGCGCAAGTTGTTGGCGGGCGGACGATTTCTCCCGAAGATAAGGCCGCTCTCGACGTCTGGTACGTTCGCAACGCGAGCTTGCGCCTGGATCTTGAGATCGCTGCAAGGACCATACCGATGGTTCTGTTCGGGGAACGAATCTGCATCCCCGCAATCGAACGGGCTTGGCGCGACTTGAGCGCTGGCGGCGTCCTGAAGGGAACACTTGCTTACAAAACAGAAAATGCCTTGTAG
- the purQ gene encoding phosphoribosylformylglycinamidine synthase subunit PurQ codes for MKAAVIVFPGSNCDRDAAVTLEAVTGVKPAMVWHGDEALPKVDLIVLPGGFSYGDYLRSGAMAAQSPIVRAVKAEAERGVAVLGICNGFQILTETGLLPGALMRNSGLNFICRDVDLTVERADTAFTNAYTQGERVTIPIAHKDGSYFADDETLDRIEGEGQVVFRYATAGGGSGNPNGSRRDIAGLIDRSGRIMGLMPHPERAADAALGGIDGRRLFESLTRTLN; via the coding sequence ATGAAGGCCGCCGTCATCGTATTTCCCGGTTCGAACTGCGATCGCGACGCCGCCGTCACGCTCGAAGCCGTGACGGGCGTCAAGCCCGCGATGGTCTGGCACGGCGACGAGGCGTTGCCGAAGGTCGACCTCATCGTGTTGCCGGGCGGCTTCTCCTACGGCGACTATCTCCGCTCGGGTGCAATGGCCGCACAGTCGCCCATCGTGCGCGCGGTGAAGGCCGAAGCGGAGCGCGGCGTCGCCGTGCTCGGCATCTGCAACGGGTTCCAGATCCTCACGGAGACGGGGCTTCTGCCCGGCGCGCTGATGCGCAACAGCGGCCTCAACTTCATCTGCCGCGACGTGGACCTGACGGTGGAACGCGCGGATACGGCATTCACGAACGCCTACACGCAAGGCGAACGCGTTACGATCCCCATCGCACACAAGGACGGCTCCTATTTCGCGGATGACGAGACGCTGGACAGGATCGAGGGCGAAGGACAGGTCGTTTTCCGCTATGCGACCGCTGGAGGCGGAAGCGGGAATCCGAACGGTTCCCGCCGCGACATCGCTGGCCTTATCGACCGCAGCGGGCGTATCATGGGGCTCATGCCGCACCCGGAACGCGCCGCCGATGCAGCGCTGGGCGGAATCGATGGGCGACGCCTGTTCGAATCGCTTACACGGACTTTGAACTAG